The genomic stretch CCACAGctgcaaatgaaatctcgtccagcctCATCGatgtgagtccaagctatgtccttggctcgcaaacccatcaactcGGTTGCCCAGCtgacagtatggtcaagaagaacaaaggCACCTCTGGCAGGCAAATACCCCTCGAACCATTTGTACAAaagttgagcacaacatctgatcaatcccccacgccgcttctcgttccgattatggacggagtaatagacatcccccaccaaggtaggaatgggattcctctgagcgaacacccggatggcattaatgtctacaaagttcttctgattaggaaacaagATGATTCCGTAAATGCTCACAGCAAGCAGAGCACAGACAGtcttccaatcacccaaaacagcatgctccttggctttagcctccaagaaactcaagtgaaaatcgggcaactttcccttctccttcaaacctcccTTAGTCACTtcctggctcaaataaagagcgCGAGAGATCTCACCCacatcaggttcttccttagtggcatagaaaggagcctggtttctgatctgaatacccaggatgccggcatagtcctccatcaaaggtcccaacaagtaatccgggaaaataaagcatctcaaacccgggttataaaactggagaagagtatggatggcgtCCCTATCCTCATCTGcgagcctgaaaaccatcttcagaataccaccataagtctcacggaacatccccacatggttAGGCGTGATCAATGTTATCATATTTTTCAACCCACGAATCTCAGGATTAAAGAAACTATAAACAACATCCGCCTTCAAGTcggtcctcatatctggaacagggatgcctctcaaccaggatctcaatcaagaatgtaccctgcatatggataaacatgagttagatgtagataaatgccaaatgagaatgatgatgatgtatgaatgcaatgcactgtgccatcctccaagtcatctgaacatcaactgtactgAATCTCGGTTTCTGAATTGATCgcaaccatctgaggtactgagtaaccacaaatccggCTCGGGGTCCCGAAATAAATGGAACctgaggatatatcaccatcatcactggaaaACCACTGATCTGATAGTAACAAAATCATCTGTAgcaacccagggaatcctgaaataaacggatccccactgataaataccacggacagaactccggcgtctcagaaataaatccataaatccaactcataaATAGGACCCAGATCAAGAACCGGACCAAAGTGaccatcacagaatcactgacAGAACCTATactgtaggaatcaaacccttccctcacaggtgaattctaatcaggtcatcctaaggcggataatgaTCTCGAtaatcggacaagatactcaacgggttttccctttcaggtgtgccgttgcagctctcataagatcatctaaaccaaagatccgggaaagaacagtcaccgaagtcaacaactccAAAGAGATAAAACTCAACCATAGTTGAAACTCCAAAAGGAAGAGccctctcagaagaacctcgtccggcttgtggtatgtcacgtcgcaacaatcATGTGAAcccaacatgtgaggaacgtgagaccacgctaatcctaggtgtatacttgggcctgggttttagccccgctcagaacacccaccccaaatcagaggaaccaacctgtagagaatccagcacaatgataacatgatgcatgcaaacatttatacaaatatatacacagcataataatcataaatgcaataaataaagcagcaaaagcaatcaaaaccatcctaaagagcgctaggattgactcgcttagggaagatggaccagcaagaggtcaacttctagtccccagcagagtcgccagctggcgtatcgcgaaaaacaactggcgggaaaaagacacagagccgccaccgtgcattatttatcccaaaggaggaaaaggaaacgctcgaagtaaacctgaaaaagggaaaggaatggtcttacgaccagagattgcaaggcacgggagtcggttacgcaaggggaaggtattaacacccctcacgtccgccgtactcgacgggatccacgctcaaaagaaaagaaaaaggttgctgataaactgctcaaagaatgcacacactagaataaacaggtgaaagaagacggaggaaggtgACTCCGCAGGGTGTCGCgtcctgggcctacgtagtttgtcaaaaacaaacatcagagtcaacctagttcggggaaatggggaacaggctcgctaggatatcgcatcctatgcctacgtatctcatctggaatgagaatcagagctaccatagttcggctaacgcacgctgaaacaaaacacaacacaaagacgctgagacgtgaaaagaaactcaacaaggaaacagaatgccaatcgatgggcttacatccgactccgaacaaacaaggaaacggaatgccaatcgatAGGCatacatccgactccaaacaaacaagcaatcgctaaccagcgaacaccaaaggtTGAAAGCAGattgacaaactaaaagggagtctggaactcgagcctagaagttgtcaagcaaaacacacgcaaaaaaagaaaaagggtgcccagagagatctcacacgatctcctgcctacgtacctcatctggtatgaggatcagggtgacgtagttccccttaataggggagaaactctctcctaaccagagatTAGAGAGACTAACTAAAAGGGAtactgactcgagcctaatagttgtcatgcaatccacaatagtcctaggttgaggtttctaaacagaacctaactcacacaggaagcaagtcaataCGATAAGCAAATCAACAGGTatgaaaagcaaacacacaagcaatcatcacactctatatgcaaacaagcgactcatacaaggctgggctttagtcaaggggtcatatcaacctcgacaaacaagccaacactggaagggtatgatgaagctcttaaccactgacattgaccgtcagggtgagcagatgaaaggtaatgagggttggacctcatagctcttaacccgggcctgggtgagcttgaatcaatgaaaacatggggatccagaatgagggaccctactccacttgactgactctatatacaaggatcttaggttaggttcaagagcatcagcacgtagtgcgagcataatgaacgactcaacgattaacaggggattgattgctaatcccttctatctgtcaattgcctcttcacttaggaggacttaacaagtaacatgcctcgacaaggaggtcttgagcataaaagtaaacaaacacagtcattgcctcttaaggaggacttcagccaaatgcctgccaaaagaaacgacagggcttccagactacatggagttagaaggctaaactacctcagtggtgtactAACCACACTCCCAAAGCAGAGCAAAGCTAGCTAGCAAGAGCTAAaagcggctaatgtacctgtacaaaagtcaaacaagtcaatatcatattcagacaaaccaaacagtcAACAACAGTGGGACATTTCCAATATGTGCACAATACAAGTCCTATGTGTAAACAACTCAGGTGAGTTTATCACCAAGGGAtctacaacacaacaaaggttagtggacaaagtaatttgcatctcaagtaatgagatcatatcaaccactagagctaatttgaacctgaaatacaaagctcaaatggtgagtacaaaccactagtgcaaagactagggtcaaaggcaaagcaaaaagtcaaaacagtaaccaatattcaacatgaagcacatttaatcaaacaagaacatgtcctaaaaaggatcaaacctaaatcaataagcaaagccatctaatgaacaagataaggcaaaggcaatcacaatgcacacaattggatatcaaacatagaaaatccacattaaaacagaaatgaatcctatgatcatgaaaatttttatgtgatatcaacatgttaaacacaagcatcatgcaaaaaattagcATCAGAAGATATCAAATGACATATgaatgaaaatgaacaaaaaCAACACCCAAATgtgtgacataaattgtcacacctaaagctcatgtgtctaaaacagagatggaaaatgataaaaatgccaaaccaattctcaaaaatcatgTTGCATGTTAGGATTCAGCATATCAAATTCCAAGGCAATTGGAtcaagtatgagcatttcacaagcaattgatcacaacatgtcacatttgcatcatgttcaaacatcAATTCTCAATAAAAAATCCAGAACTGCtaaaatcaggaaaatcacatTACAAAATAATACACATTGAAATGAACATGTGAAAAAAAGAATGGATTAAATTGGATGCATATGCTATGTTTAGTTATTTTTTGGAAATTAATAAGCAAAATGAAATAATGTTGAAATAATAGGAAATAATGTTGAAACATGGAAAATCAGCAATGAATAAAAATCAACAAGTGCAATCCATGGGAGTTGAACCCAGGCGCTTGAGGTTCACAAGGCGCTCAAAATAATATTCACAAAACACTACAGCAGGAATCGAACTTAGGTTCTTCAGGTAAAAGGAGCGCTCAATTAAAGTTTTAATAAAATGCAAGGCGTGTGGTTCGAACAGAGGAAACCAGGGTCAAAGAAGCGCTTGAAATAAAATCAATTAAGCATACAAAGCCAAGGATCGAACTGACGAGGCAAGGGTTCATAGTGctcaaaaataaaatcaattaagCATACAAAGCCAAGGATCGAACTGATGAGGCAAGGGTCCAAGGCAGCGCTAGAGTGAAACACAATGTTTCACTTAAGTGATGTGGCGCGCCAAATCAACAGTCAAGGACACATAAGCCAGGTCAAACAAGCGTTGGCCAATGGATATGCCAACAGAGCGCACACGCAAGCGCCAGCAAGGAATGGAAACCCTAGCAGAACCAGGCGGTGGCTGGCGGCGGAGCTCAGCCGTCTTCTCCGACGGTACCGGCGGAGGAGCAACAATATTTTTTGCAGAATTTTATGATATTTATACCGTTGGAAAGCTCTTCTTACGTACATTCCAAATCCATGACTAACTAAGCCTAATTCCTAACATATCAAACAGATCGAAGGCGATAAGTTTCAtgcatcaaactttaaatcactatatctcactcaattctcaaccaaaattaAAACTATTCATATCAGCATTCTCACCACAACGAGATCTACAAGATCATGTGCATGAATTGGAGAAATAATAGGTTCGAATTTCCACCAACCTGTTATGCAGTGATCAAAAACAGTGGATTCAAGTGCTCCAAACGATCCAAATCTTCTCCAGCAACCTTGATATGAAGCTCTATGCACAAATCAACACTTGACACGGCctagatcttgcttaatttgaACTTTCCATTGATATGCAAATGCACTTGAACAGCTCCAAACCTTGCTCAATTGCCACAAAAAGTGGATGAATCCTGCTCAAAACTCCATGAAGATGAAGGATCTATGAAGAAATTGTGTgcttgtgtgaagaattttgaatttcaatgagagagaatttttggagggaaaaccaatttctagatctagaatgtgtaaaactgatccaattctgttatgattagccttatatactcctccttaatcatgttgaaatcaagtttaagcatggctAATGAAAAATTAGTGAAATATGGGGTGTATGACCAAATTAGCAAATGTGTGGTGCATGGAGAATTTTACACGTGAATAGTGCCATATGAGGActcaaaatcacttaaaatcatccaaagatcacaatggcattggtatttttcatgtatgatcaatagaatttgaattctccattttccctccaaaatatacatgcatggacaaatgattatgtgatgttatttcatgaaatgcaatgatggatttggaaagCCTTGGTTACAagaagcaatttgcaaaaagagtggctcaaattggagttttggatcaaaagttatggcactttgaagttccaggcatactttgcaatcatttgttcataactcctcaaccattcatcagatgctcataatcttggactttttgaaaatgggatagaaagatctttaactttcatgttgaccataatttcatttgaagcttctttgatgttgtaaagtcaagttgaatgtggtctaaaaacttgccatttttggaaacttgaaattacaagtcgctttccatttttggaaacttttgatatgacttcaaaatcttcaaggtatgtgtttgtaatgacaaatgaacctcttttgaacatgattgaagtgttgaaactcatttccccacaTCATAGCCCTCAGGTCTTGCATAGTTGACTGCataggtcctcagatgaccttgacatgctctgatcaacctgagcctccaccacttgaagaaatagctcagaaatgaacccctagctcatataagctcaacACAATACTCTTGTGATCTCAATAGAATGCCTCACCTCCTAGATAAACCCTGGTTGAAAGACagcattgattagggttgaccaagagtcaaaaccctaatcccaaggaactggAGGATGAATCATGAAACCCCTGGagatgacataaccatgatgatgataacatATCCTTGCAATAAGATAATGCATAAGACCattgaaggatcaggaaaccctaatgCACTGCCAcccctcagatggttgatcatcaattcaataagaccctcaggcttgaatcatataatatctccatcttctgaaaagaccttggaggatgaccttctcatttccacatgatatgcaatatgcaaatgcctaatgccctaaaatgaaatgctatgctaaactagtcccaaggagaggagggcaaattttaagGTGTTACACAAGGATTCATAAGGAGCCATCCTGATACTTGCATGGTAACTGTTGTTGTATGCGAATTCAATCAATGGTAAGAGCTCCTTCCAATTTCCTTCACTTTCAAGTACATAAGCTCTTAACGTATCCTCCAGTGTATGTATCATCCTCTCAGTTTGACCATCTGTTTGAGGATGATTAGACGTACTTAAACACAACTTCGATCCCATAGCTTGTTGGAATGCCCTCCAAAATCTTGAAGTAAACTTTGGGTCTCTGTCGGACACAATACTAGTTGGAACACCATGCAGTCTTACGATTTCTAAAATGAACAACCGTGCAAGATGACTTGCCTTGTAAGTATTTTTCACGGCCAAAAAGTGCGCGAACTTAGTTAtccgatccacaatcacccaaattgaatcataaCCACCTTGGGTCTGAGGTAACCCTACTGCAAAATCCAttgaaatactatcccatttccaaacTGGAATCTCTAAAGGTCGCAATAAACCACCtgacttttgatgttcaatctttacTTGATGGCACACTATACATTCTAACATATACTCTGTGATATCCTTTTTCATTCCAGGCCACCAGTAGTCCTTCTttaagtcttgatacatcttcgAGGAACCTGGATGTATGGTAAATGCGCCCTTGTGGGATTCCTCTAAGACTTTTCTTTTCAGTTCGACATCATTCGAGACACAAATAATTTGATTAAAAATAACAACTCCATATGGTGATTTGAAACTTGGTTGAGTTGACATCTCTTGTAACTTCTCATTTATCATTTATCCTTGCTGGATTTCTTCCTTTAGGTTAGAAGTAACATTCAAATTTCCCATTATCACACCATCCTGCGGCCAATTAAATTGAAGGTTAAGATCTCGGAACTTTTCGAACAATGCGTATTCTAACATCATTAACTCATCTTTATGCATCTGTTTCCGACTTAAGGCATCTGCGACCTTATTCGCTTTCCCTGAGTGATACTTAAGGTCGGaatcaaagtccttcaaatactccatccatctcctctgtctcatgtTCAACTCTTTCTGGTTAAATAAGTATTTCGAACTCTTATGGTCACTAAACATCTCAAAACATACTCCATACAAGTAATTTCGCCACACCTTTAATGcaaaaacaacaacaactaaTTTAAGATCATGAGTTGGATAGTTCTCTTCATGAGTCTTCAACTGACGAGAGGCATATACAAAATACTTCATAAGAGTTACTAGGATCAGGGATGATTAAAACATGAGCAATTGTTAGTTTTTCCTTCAAACTCATGAAACTCTCCTCTTACTTTGAATCCCATTTAAAATAAATTTCCTATCGGGTAAGTTTAGTCATTGGTAAAGCTAACTCTGATTTGATGATAGCCCGATCGTAAATCAATCTTTGAGAACACACAGGCTCCTTTCAACTGATCTAGCAAATCGTCTATCCTTGGAAGGGGGTACTTGTTCTTAATGGTGACTTTATTCAACTGTCGATAATCAATACATAACATCATACTACCATCCTTCTTCTTCACTAATTACACTGGAGCTCCCCATGGTGAGACACTAGGTCGTATGAAATGCTTGGTTAACAAATCTTCCAAATGATCCTTCAACTCTCTCAACTCAAGTGGCGCCATATGATACGGAGAAACGGAGATTGGAGTCGTCCCAAGTATCAGATCAATAGAGATTTCCACTTTCCTTTCAAGAGGAAGAGAAGTGACGTCCTTAGGGAAAACTTCTGGAAATTCACAAACGATAGGAATTTGTGTAACATTCAGATTGTCGCTAGGTTCCTTGGTGAGAACCAAGATAACTGACTTTTCCTTCTCAAATAAGAAATTAATCATGCCAATCGTACCTTCCAAGATAGTAGTTGATACATCCTTTGGAGTAGCTTCACTAGATGGAATGATGATTAGCTACTCTTCACATCCAATAAACACCGAATTGGCGGAAAGCCAATCCATCCCCAAAACCACATCAACCTTCTTAAGTGGTAAACAAATAAGATCAATCTGGAAAATTCTACCATTCACCGAAAGAGAACAACTTTCACAAATTAACGGTGTCTCAACCACATCATCCACGACGATAGTAACCACCATAGGAGGAGACAAAGGAATTGCTTGCAAGCCAAGACGCTTCATACACTGAATTGACACAAAAGAGTGTGTTACCCCATAATTAAACAATATATAACAAGGATGATCATTGACGGGACACGTACCAGCAATCAAAGCATTGTTGCTCTTATCCTTCCTTGCATCCAAAGTATAAACTCGACCAGTGTTCCTTCCTTGAACCTGATTCTTATTCTGAGGATAATCCATAGCCATGTGTCCCTCCCTCTGACAAGTAAAACACCTAATCAAACTTCTAGCACATCTTCCAAAATGAGACTTCTTACATACTTGACATTGCGGAGGATGGTTAGGTCTTGCATGTTGCACTTGTTTTCCTTTAAAATATTGAGGTCTAGGCCTAAAATGGTTACCCGACCTTCCCTGGTCCTTCTGTCCACTCCTATACCGATCCCTTTCTTCTTGAACTTTCTTCAAACTGTTCTCATCCACATAGCATTACCTTAGCAATTCAGCATAAGTAGTGAATTCTCTTTGAGAAACACTATGGGAAATTTCACCTCTTAAACCAAAAAGGAATTGATCTATCTTCCACTTCTCATCTGGTGCGTACATGGCCTGTCTAGAATAAGCAGCCATATCTTCAAACTTTTCAGCATACATAGCCACTAACATAGTACCCTGTCTAAGCTACTGAAACTCAAATTCTTTCTGAGTCCTCAAAGAGCTAGGAAAATACTTATCTAGAAAAGTAGTCTTAAAATGCTCCCAATCCATAGGTACTCCTTGATTGTTCATAAGAGTCGAAACACTCTCCCACCACCTCATAGAAGGACCTTTCATCATGTGAGAAGCAAAAACAACTTTATTCTCTTCACTACAATTGACTATCTGAAAAATCCTCGTCATGCTGGTTATCTACTCATGGGCCTTCACAGGATTTAATCCACCATGGAGCTCAGGAGGATTCATGTGAAAGAAATCTCGGAAACTACCACTTGCAACTTCTTGTGGAACCCCTTGAGGATGAAGACCACCATTCAATTGTTGCATCACCTGATGCGTGAATTGGTTATGTTGTTGCTGCATCTGTTGCACAAACTGAGGCCATTGAAAACCTT from Lathyrus oleraceus cultivar Zhongwan6 chromosome 7, CAAS_Psat_ZW6_1.0, whole genome shotgun sequence encodes the following:
- the LOC127103257 gene encoding uncharacterized protein LOC127103257, which gives rise to MLVAMYAEKFEDMAAYSRQAILKKVQEERDRYRSGQKDQGRSGNHFRPRPQYFKGKQVQHARPNHPPQCQVCKKSHFGRCARSLIRCFTCQREGHMAMDYPQNKNQVQGRNTGRVYTLDARKDKSNNALIAGTCPVNDHPCYILFNYGVTHSFVSIQCMKRLGLQAIPLSPPMVVTIVVDDVVETPLICESCSLSVNGRIFQIDLICLPLKKVDVVLGMDWLSANSVFIGCEE